The nucleotide sequence TTTTTGCTTAAAATTTTCGGCTTTAACCTTGCGCTCTTATTTAAGCGCTGAAGGCCCGAACGCCAAGCGCCGAGCGCTTGTGGAGGGCGGCGATGAAGGTTAAGAGGCGGTTAAGGACTATTTGCCAGAGAATTTGAGGTGCCCATGCGGCCATCCCTGCGCGCCCCCGACCAGATGCGGGCCGTCACCATAGAGCGCAATGTGGCCATGAAAGCTGAAGGCTCATGCCTTATCAGCTTCGGTAACACAAAGGTGTTGTGCACCGCTTCGGTCGAAACCAGCCTGCCGGGCTGGCTGCGCGGCAAGGGCCAGGGCTGGGTCACGGCCGAATATGGCATGCTGCCCCGCGCCACCGGTAGCCGCACCCGCCGCGAGGCCACGGCCGGCAAGCAGACCGGCCGCACCCAAGAAATCCAGCGCCTGATCGGCCGCTCGCTGCGCGCCGTTGTCGACCTCACCCTCCTGGGCGAGGCGCAGATCACCCTCGACTGCGACGTGCTGGAGGCCGATGGCGGCACCCGCACCGCCTCGATCACCGGCGCCTATGTGGCGCTTGTGGACGCCATCCGCTGGATGGAAGAGCGCAAGCTGACCAAGGGCCAGGCGCTGAAAGACAGTGTTGCGGCGGTGTCGTGCGGGATCTATCGCGGCGCGCCGGTGCTCGACCTTGATTATCTCGAGGACGTGGAAGCCGAGACCGACGCCAATTTCGTCATGACCGGCTCGGGTAAATTTGTCGAAATCCAGGGGACGGCAGAAGGCGCGCCGTTCGACCGCGCCGAGCTCGAGGCGCTGATGGACCTTGCCGGCAAGGGCATTGGCGAATTGAGCCTGCTGCAACAGGCGGCGCTCAACGCATGAAGACGCCACGGGACCTGATTGCAGCCCTGTCCAACCGCACCGCCGAGACCCGGCGGGCGGGCAGGCCGGCGCGCGCCGGGGCCCATGGCGAGACGACACAGGATATCGCGCCCGATTGCGCCATCTGGAATGACATTGTGCGCGCGCTCGATCTCGGGTGCGGCGCCGAAAAGAACGGAAGCGCCAAATGAGCACTCTCCCCCGCCTGCGCCGCGGCGACCGGCTGGTCATCGCCACCCATAATGCGGGAAAGCTCAAGGAGTTTCGCGAGCTGTTCGAGCCGTTTGGGCTTGAGCTGGTGTCCGCTGGCGAACTGGGCCTGCCCGAGCCGGAAGAAACCGGCACGACTTTTGCCGAAAATGCCCGCACCAAGGCCCATGCTGCCGCCAAGGGCGCCAATATGCTGGCGCTTTCCGATGATTCGGGAATCAGCGTCGATGCGCTCGATGGCCAGCCGGGCGTCTACACGGCCGACTGGGCCGGCGTGCCGCGCGATTTCGGCAAGGCCATGCAGCGGGTGGAAGACGAATTGCAGGCCAAGGGGGCAACCGATCCCGCCCAGCGCCGCGCCGCGTTCAACGCTACGCTCTGCCTTGCCCATCCCGATGGTCGCGACGTGCTCTATGTCGGCACCTGCCCGGGCACGCTGATCTGGCCGCCGCGCGGCACCCAGGGCCATGGCTATGACCCGATGTTCATGCCCGACGGGCACGAGATCACCTTTGGCGAGATGGCGGCCGAAGTGAAGCATTCCTGGTCGCCGGGACAAGAAGGTCTGTCCCATCGCGCCCGCGCCTTTGCCCAATTCGTGGAGAACCAGATTGAGCGCTAACCCGAACGACCTGTTCGGCGTCTATGTGCATTGGCCGTTCTGCGCGTCCAAATGCCCATATTGCGACTTCAATTCCCATGTGCATCGCGGCCCCTTCGACGAGGACGCCTATGTCGAGGGTTACAAGCGCGAGATCGCCCATATGGCCGCGCTGGCGCCGGGTCGGCTGGTGCAGTCGATCTTTTTCGGCGGCGGCACGCCTTCGCTGATGAGCCCCAAGGCCGTCGGGACCATTCTCGACGCCATCGCCGGCGCCTGGCAGATCGACACCAACGCCGAGATCACGCTCGAAGCCAATCCGACATCGGTGGAAGTGGACCGGTTCCGCGGTTTCCGCAGCGCCGGGGTGAACCGGGTGTCGCTGGGCGTGCAGTCGCTGCGCGAGGGTCCGCTGGCCGAGCTTGGCCGTCGCCACAGTGTCGACGAGGCCATCGCGGCCGTGCGCGTGGCGCAGTCGATCTTTGATCGCTCAAGCTTTGACATCATCTATGCCCGCCCCAAGCAGACGCTTGAGGACTGGGAGGACGAGCTCAAGGAAGCCATCTGGCTGGCGCGGGGGCACCTCAGCCTCTATCAGCTGACCATTGAGCACGGCACGCGCTACTATGACCTCTATAGCGCCGGCAAGCTCAAGATGCCGGATGAGGATCTGGCGGCCGATTTCTACGAGATGACGCAGGAGCTGACGGCCGCCGCCGGCATGCCCGCCTACGAGATTTCCAACCATGCCGTGCCCGGCCAGGAAAGCCGGCACAACATGCTCTACTGGCGCTATGGCGAATATGCAGGGATTGGCCCGGGCGCGCACGGCCGGCTGATGGTCAACCACCAGCGCCACGCCACGGCGACCGAGAAGATGCCGTTCGAGTGGCTCAAGCTCGTCAACGAGTTCGGCCATGGCATGACCACCGACGATGTGCTGACCTGGGAAGAGCAGGGGGATGAATTCCTCGTCATGGGGCTGCGCCTCAAGGAGGGCATTTCCCCGTCGCGGTTCATGTCGATCTCGGGCCGGTCGATCGCCGAAAAGCAGATCGAGGCCTTAAAGGGGTATGGATTTGTCGAGACCCTGCCCAATGGCAATATCCGGGTGACGGAAAAAGGCTTTCCGGTGCTCGACGCAGTGGTGGCGGATCTGGCGGCGTAAAACGCCGACAGATCCTCAATGCTATGGCGCCATAAGAGGCGCAAGAGCGGCGCGGGTTTCGACCAGCGCCGTTTTCGTATCGGCTGTCGGGCGGAATTCGAGGCCGATATAGCCATCATATCCCTGGGCGATCAGCGCGGTGAGCGGGGTGAGCAAATCGAGCTTGCCCGAGCCCGGCTGGTTGCGGCCGGGGCGATCGGCGATGTGCAGATGGACGATGTGGTGGCCGCGATTGCCGATCACGCTGATAGGGTCCTCGGCCATGACCATGGAATGGTAGAGATCATAGGTGATGCCGATCTCTGGACGGTCGACCGCATCCATGATGTCGAGGGCCTCACTCGTGGACGTAAGAAAATAGAGCGGGTGATCGACCCGGTCATTGAGCGGCTCAAGCCCCAGTTTTACCCCTGAGCCCTCCAGCACATCGGCGGCGCGTTTGAGGACGCTGGTGAGGGCATCGCGCTGGCGCTGGCGATCGACGAGCAGGCGGTTATTGCCCGATTGGCAGATCAGCACCGGTGCACCGAGCCGCACGGCCACGTCGCGGCTCTGTTCGAGGCCACGCAGGAAATCGTCGTGGGTCTTGGGATTGGTGAGCTTGGCAAAAGGCTCGGCGACGATGCCGGCGAGTTTCACGCCGGTTTCGTCGAGCGCGCGCTCGATGGCGTCGAGATCCTTGTTGGACCAGAGCCAGAATTCGACGGCCTCAAAGCCTTCGGCCCTGGCCAGATGGATGCGCTGGACGGGATCAGAACTCTCCGCCGTAAAGAGCATTTCGATGCAGGCGGAGAGTTTTGTCATTTTTTACGCGAGCCTTGTTCCGGAGCCGGCCATTTCGGCCAGGATTGCCCGGGCAGCTTCGGCCGGATCGGGCGCTTCCACAATAGGGCGGGCGATGACGAGATGGGTGGCGCCCACGGCGAGGGCCTGGGCGGGGGTCATGATGCGCTTCTGGTCGCCGGCTGCGCTGCCCGCCGGGCGAATGCCGGGGGTGACGATGGCGAGCTTCGGCCCGACGATGGTGCGGACCATTTCGGCTTCGTGCGAGGAGGCGACAATGCCGCCAATGCCGGCTTCACGCGCCTGCTGGGCGCGCAGTGCAACGAGGCCCGCCGCGTCGCGCTCGTAACCGGCCTCCTTGACGTCGGCATCGTCCATCGAGGTGAGGACGGTTACGCCAAGCACGCAGAGGTTAGAACCCTCGGCGGCGCGAGCGGCGGCGCGCATGGTCTTGGGATAGGCGTGGACGGTCAGCATGGCCGCGCCGGTTTCGGCAAAGGCGGCAACGCCCTTTTCGACCGTGTTGTCGATGTCGAGGAGTTTTAGGTCAAAAAAGACCTTCTTGCCGGCGGCGATCAGATCCTTGCCCAGGGCAAAGCCGTCAGCGCCATAAAAGCACTGGTAGCCGATCTTGTAGAAATCTACCGTGTCGCCCAAGGTGGTGACGATTTCCTCGGCGCGTGCGCGTGACGACACGTCGAGCCCAACAATCAGCTGGCCGGCCATGGCAGTTTCCTTTCTGTCGCGATCGGCGTGAGGTCGCATATCGGCCGGGCGGGAGCAAGGCAAAATTGCGGGGAGTTTGGGCTGCTATGGCGCCATAGCAGCTTGCCAGAGCGATGCTATGACAGCATAAGGCCCCCGATTCCCTTCCTGATTTGCCCGGATTTTCATGCAGCAGCAGGCTCTTTCGACCCTTGTCGCCTGGATGCGGCTCGACCAGTCCATCTCCGCCTTCCACACCATGCTCAAGGCCAGACACGGCATTACCGGGCTGCAGCTGGCCGTGCTGCATATCCTGGCCGAACGCCCGCACATGGCGCTGGCGGCGCTGCGCAAGGGGCTCAACATGCATGCAGCGACCCTTGGGCAGTCGATCGACGAACTGCGCCGGCTCGAGCTCTGCATCGTGCGCACCGATCCACGCGACCGGCGGGCCCGGTTGGTGGCGATCACTGAAAAGGGGCTGGAGCTGGTCAAAGCCGTTCCGCTGGCCGGGCCAAACAGGCTGCGCCAGATCGAGACCGATCCGGCCCGGCTCGATCAGCTGACCACAGCGCTCAATGATGCGCTCGATATTTTTGGGCTGGCGGAGAAGGGGTAGGGAGCGCGGTTAGGTCGTATTTTTACCCCACCCTCTTTTAAGCCGCTCGACCTAAGGCCTCCTCATCCGGCCTTCGGGCCACCTTCTCCCTCAAGGGAGAAGGAAGAACAGAAACCAGTTGTCGGTCTAGCCTTTCCACCAATCGAGTAAAATATCCTCCATGGGCACCCAGTCGGTGAGGAGGGCGAGGGTTTTCATGTCGAAGACAAAGCCATTGCCGCCGCCCTGAGCGCCGCGCCGGCTCTGGTCTTCTTCGCGCGAAATCGGCAGCCCGCCGAGATGGCATTTAAGCAGCGTGCCGACGGCGCCGTGGCCGCAGAAGATGGCCGGGGTATCTGGCGGCACCGACTGCAGCGCGAGACCGACCGTGGCGACGATGCGGACCTGCGCGTCGCTGGCCGTTTCCCAGCCATCGATACTGGTGTCGGGTGCGGCGAAAAAAGCGTCGGCCGTGGCTTCAAAGAGAGGGGCCGGCAGAAAACCGGTGGCGGTACGGTCGTTTTCGCCCATCAGGTGATCAGAGAGGGCCGGAGTACCGGTGATCTCGGCAAAGAGATCGGCCATCTGCATGGCCTTGGTCTCGCGGCTCGTGAACACAAAAGCGCCCGCCGGAATGGTCCGGCGGGCGATAAAATGTTCAACGCGTTGGCGCCCCTCATCCGAAAGGGACCACAGGGGCACCGGGATGAGAGGATCCATTTGAACCTGGGGGTGGGTCAGATAGAGCGCCCGCATGATCTTTACCCCCGGCTGAAATGGGTGAGTTCTTCAACGATCTGATCGACCTTGCGGATGATCGCCGGTTCAACCGGCTCGCCCTGTTCGTTGAAGGCTTCCTTGGCGGGGCCGATGCCGAGGAGGGTTGGCACGACCAGCGTGCCGATTTTGGTCAGCGATTCGCGCAGATGGCTGAGGCCCCAGATGGTGCCGTATTTGCCCGAGCTGACGCCGCCAATGCCGAACACGGCATGACGGAAGGGGCTTGGCCGCTGCCGGCTGAGCCAAGTGATGGTGTTCACGATGAGCGGGCTCGCGCCGCCATTATATTCAGGCGAGGCGATGAAGACGATCTCGTGGGTGCGGAACATCTCGGCGAGGCGCACTGCCGCCTCCGGAGTGTTGTCGGCCTCCAGATCCTCGTTGAAGATCGGCATGTCAAAATCGCCGAGATCGATCGAGGTGACCTCGACGCCGGCCGCGGCCAGCTTTTTGTCCATATGGTGCTGCAGCAGGCGATTATAGGACCCCTGGCGGATGGACCCGGAGAGGGTAAGAGCGCGCGTCATGCAATTTCCTTAAGCAATGGCTGTCGAAAGTGGCGCGGCCGAAGCGTCTATGCAAGAGCGTTGACCAGCTTCGGCCAAGGCTTATCGTTTCAAGAGCGAAGTAACCGCGTGGCGAAGGAGCCAAACATGCCAGCCCCGATGATTTTCGTGAACCTGCCGATCAAGGATCTTGCCGCCTCCATGGCCTATTACAAGGCACTGGGGTTTTCGCATAATCCGCAATTTACCGACGAGACCGCAGCCTGCATCGTCATTTCGGACACGATATTCGTGATGGTGCTCACAGAAGCCAAATTCAAAGAGTTTGCGCCGCTGCCCATTCCCGACCCCAAGGCCCAGACGCAGGCGCTCTATGCGCTGTCGCGCGACAGCCGTGAGGCCGTGGACGAGATTGCCGAAGCCGGCCTCAAGGCAGGCGGAAACGAGTATCGTCCTGCCCAGGATATGGGCTTCATGTACTCGCGCGCCATCGCCGATATCGACGGGCATGTGTGGGAATATGTCTGGATGGATATGAGCGGGGAACCGCCTGCCGCGTGACAGGGAGGCGATAGGGGATCATGCTTGGGCTGAAAAGGGAGATCGCACATAGCAAGCGAACTGATCATCGCCCATCTCGGCCACGATCTGCAGGCGAAAAAGAGCTTTGTGACCTTTCTCTGGTCGGATGATCCGAGCAAGCGGCTGGGGCTCGAGGTGCCGCTCGGTACGAAGATCGAGGACGCCGAGAGCGAGGCGCGGAAGGCAATCGGCGCGTTGATTACCGAGATGACGGACGCAAAGCTGCGGCCGTTGCGGTAGGGCGGGGCGAAAGCCCCGCGGCCACTAGCCATGGTTTCACGTGAATCAGGTTGAGGGTCCGTCAGTGCGTGAAGAGCCTCGGCGTTCGTGCCACTCGAGCATAGCCTTAAGGCCTAAAATCGCTCAATAGGAGCGATTTTTACCGTGGCCCGCCATTCGAGCATAGCTCTCGTGGCCTTAGGGCGGGAAATTGCTCCACTGGAGCAATTTCTCTTCCGCCTTAAGCCTCAAACATTTTTTTCAGTTTGTCGAAGAAACCGCCCGAAGCGGGGCTGGTTTCGTCGGTTTCGAGGCGCGCGAATTCTTCGAGCAGTTCCCGCTGCTTGCGGCTGAGGTTCTGCGGGGTCTCGATGTCGAGCTGGACGTAGAGATCGCCGACGTCCTTGCTGCGCAGCACCGGCATGCC is from Devosia sp. SD17-2 and encodes:
- a CDS encoding histidine phosphatase family protein, producing the protein MRALYLTHPQVQMDPLIPVPLWSLSDEGRQRVEHFIARRTIPAGAFVFTSRETKAMQMADLFAEITGTPALSDHLMGENDRTATGFLPAPLFEATADAFFAAPDTSIDGWETASDAQVRIVATVGLALQSVPPDTPAIFCGHGAVGTLLKCHLGGLPISREEDQSRRGAQGGGNGFVFDMKTLALLTDWVPMEDILLDWWKG
- the rph gene encoding ribonuclease PH; amino-acid sequence: MRPSLRAPDQMRAVTIERNVAMKAEGSCLISFGNTKVLCTASVETSLPGWLRGKGQGWVTAEYGMLPRATGSRTRREATAGKQTGRTQEIQRLIGRSLRAVVDLTLLGEAQITLDCDVLEADGGTRTASITGAYVALVDAIRWMEERKLTKGQALKDSVAAVSCGIYRGAPVLDLDYLEDVEAETDANFVMTGSGKFVEIQGTAEGAPFDRAELEALMDLAGKGIGELSLLQQAALNA
- the pyrF gene encoding orotidine-5'-phosphate decarboxylase — protein: MAGQLIVGLDVSSRARAEEIVTTLGDTVDFYKIGYQCFYGADGFALGKDLIAAGKKVFFDLKLLDIDNTVEKGVAAFAETGAAMLTVHAYPKTMRAAARAAEGSNLCVLGVTVLTSMDDADVKEAGYERDAAGLVALRAQQAREAGIGGIVASSHEAEMVRTIVGPKLAIVTPGIRPAGSAAGDQKRIMTPAQALAVGATHLVIARPIVEAPDPAEAARAILAEMAGSGTRLA
- a CDS encoding TIM barrel protein is translated as MTKLSACIEMLFTAESSDPVQRIHLARAEGFEAVEFWLWSNKDLDAIERALDETGVKLAGIVAEPFAKLTNPKTHDDFLRGLEQSRDVAVRLGAPVLICQSGNNRLLVDRQRQRDALTSVLKRAADVLEGSGVKLGLEPLNDRVDHPLYFLTSTSEALDIMDAVDRPEIGITYDLYHSMVMAEDPISVIGNRGHHIVHLHIADRPGRNQPGSGKLDLLTPLTALIAQGYDGYIGLEFRPTADTKTALVETRAALAPLMAP
- a CDS encoding non-canonical purine NTP pyrophosphatase; the protein is MSTLPRLRRGDRLVIATHNAGKLKEFRELFEPFGLELVSAGELGLPEPEETGTTFAENARTKAHAAAKGANMLALSDDSGISVDALDGQPGVYTADWAGVPRDFGKAMQRVEDELQAKGATDPAQRRAAFNATLCLAHPDGRDVLYVGTCPGTLIWPPRGTQGHGYDPMFMPDGHEITFGEMAAEVKHSWSPGQEGLSHRARAFAQFVENQIER
- the hemW gene encoding radical SAM family heme chaperone HemW, which gives rise to MSANPNDLFGVYVHWPFCASKCPYCDFNSHVHRGPFDEDAYVEGYKREIAHMAALAPGRLVQSIFFGGGTPSLMSPKAVGTILDAIAGAWQIDTNAEITLEANPTSVEVDRFRGFRSAGVNRVSLGVQSLREGPLAELGRRHSVDEAIAAVRVAQSIFDRSSFDIIYARPKQTLEDWEDELKEAIWLARGHLSLYQLTIEHGTRYYDLYSAGKLKMPDEDLAADFYEMTQELTAAAGMPAYEISNHAVPGQESRHNMLYWRYGEYAGIGPGAHGRLMVNHQRHATATEKMPFEWLKLVNEFGHGMTTDDVLTWEEQGDEFLVMGLRLKEGISPSRFMSISGRSIAEKQIEALKGYGFVETLPNGNIRVTEKGFPVLDAVVADLAA
- a CDS encoding NADPH-dependent FMN reductase — protein: MTRALTLSGSIRQGSYNRLLQHHMDKKLAAAGVEVTSIDLGDFDMPIFNEDLEADNTPEAAVRLAEMFRTHEIVFIASPEYNGGASPLIVNTITWLSRQRPSPFRHAVFGIGGVSSGKYGTIWGLSHLRESLTKIGTLVVPTLLGIGPAKEAFNEQGEPVEPAIIRKVDQIVEELTHFSRG
- a CDS encoding winged helix DNA-binding protein, with protein sequence MQQQALSTLVAWMRLDQSISAFHTMLKARHGITGLQLAVLHILAERPHMALAALRKGLNMHAATLGQSIDELRRLELCIVRTDPRDRRARLVAITEKGLELVKAVPLAGPNRLRQIETDPARLDQLTTALNDALDIFGLAEKG